From one Flavobacterium kingsejongi genomic stretch:
- a CDS encoding IS256 family transposase yields the protein MIEDGKLPKDFAKQFKNKEDFHTFFQDLYKQGIEQLLQGELDAHLGYEKHNIDGYNTGNSRNGSFSKNIKSETLGNMVLAIPRDRNGEFEPQVIGKGQSMSEKIEDAILGMYSRGMTRSDIVEQVKEVYGISVSESTISTISDRILADVDLWTKRALEPQYLIVWMDAVHMKVRTDGKYENHAIYIVIGLKTDGKKEVLGMWLNKEESASFWMTVLSDIKSRGVKDILIACTDNLTGFTKAIRGVFPNTESQLCIVHQIRNSLKFVVVKDRKAFCSAMKEVYTAINQEEAVLALAEFKKNWEAKYKYAVCSWEKNWENLMPFLAYPAEIRKIMYTTNTIENLNRGIRKYTKTKVQFPDEKSVKKSVYLAIQNCEKSWINAIPSWGLIMNQFLVIFGERCNIKH from the coding sequence TCGAAGATGGTAAATTACCCAAAGATTTTGCAAAGCAATTTAAAAACAAAGAAGACTTCCATACTTTTTTTCAAGACCTGTATAAACAAGGCATTGAACAGCTACTCCAGGGAGAATTGGATGCTCATCTGGGATATGAGAAGCATAATATTGACGGATACAATACAGGCAATAGCCGTAATGGTTCTTTCTCAAAGAATATAAAATCAGAGACTTTGGGCAATATGGTCCTGGCTATTCCCCGGGATAGAAATGGTGAATTCGAGCCTCAGGTCATCGGAAAAGGCCAATCGATGAGTGAAAAGATTGAAGATGCTATTTTAGGAATGTACAGTCGTGGAATGACCCGTAGTGATATTGTAGAACAAGTTAAAGAAGTTTATGGGATATCAGTAAGTGAGTCCACGATTTCGACCATCTCTGATAGAATACTGGCTGATGTTGATTTATGGACTAAAAGGGCTTTAGAACCACAGTATCTGATTGTTTGGATGGATGCTGTGCATATGAAAGTAAGAACAGATGGGAAATATGAAAACCATGCAATTTACATTGTAATCGGACTAAAAACAGATGGTAAGAAAGAAGTATTAGGAATGTGGCTAAATAAAGAAGAGTCGGCTTCATTTTGGATGACTGTACTCTCTGACATAAAATCTCGTGGAGTAAAGGATATTCTCATTGCCTGTACAGATAACCTTACCGGATTTACAAAAGCTATCAGAGGTGTTTTTCCAAATACAGAATCCCAGCTTTGCATTGTTCATCAAATAAGGAATAGCCTTAAGTTTGTAGTAGTTAAGGATAGAAAAGCATTTTGCAGTGCAATGAAAGAAGTATATACTGCAATAAATCAGGAAGAAGCCGTTTTAGCTCTGGCTGAATTTAAAAAAAACTGGGAAGCAAAATATAAATATGCCGTTTGCTCCTGGGAAAAGAATTGGGAAAATCTCATGCCTTTTTTGGCCTATCCTGCTGAAATCAGGAAAATAATGTACACCACAAATACAATAGAAAACTTAAACAGGGGAATTAGAAAATATACCAAAACAAAAGTGCAGTTCCCAGATGAAAAAAGCGTCAAGAAATCAGTCTATTTAGCAATACAAAATTGTGAAAAAAGCTGGATAAATGCAATACCAAGCTGGGGATTAATCATGAATCAGTTCTTGGTCATATTTGGAGAAAGGTGTAATATTAAACACTAA